Within the Vigna angularis cultivar LongXiaoDou No.4 chromosome 10, ASM1680809v1, whole genome shotgun sequence genome, the region GGTACGTCCTTTGAGATTCCCGCCTATCCTACTGTTGTCAGTTAGAGCGCTCGTTGTTGCTTCCACTCGCTTAGGACGCTCGTCATCGCTCCACTCGCTCAGccctctttttctcttcccCCTATCGTTCGGTCATCGTGCTCCCCCCTTTCCACCGTTCGGTCATCGTGCTCCCCACTTTCAACCGTTCGGCCCTCGTGCTCCCCCctttcaaccgttcggccactGTCCTCTACCGTACGAaccccttctctctctctcctatATCTTCTTCTCTCGTAAACTCGCCAGCCCCTAACAACATACATCTATCTCGAAGCTCATGTGTGTGTGAatcttttttcttcaaaacacACACATGCCATGCTCATGTCCCACGATCTTTATGCTTCACAGTTTATTAGACATCTTTtgctttcttctcttttcttgtaAGAAAAACTAGAAACACGATAGAAGTAATTAGCAATCACTTCCGCAAGAACCTAAATACAGGATAAGATTGTATACAATAGTTTTCTGCTGGGTATCTGGAGGCACATAATATACAAGGCAAGTCACAGCCTTGGGAATTATCCATACTACATGGCAATATAAAGGTTCCAAACATAAATTTTCATAGATGAAAGGATGAAACaagtttcttctcttttatatatgaaaagtgaccaaaatatagttttattgaccaatataattgaaaaatgtAAACATGAGAACGTCATCAGTTAATCTCATTTGTCATTGCAATGCTtgtaaattaattcaaattaaagaatCTCCAttataaaaagttgaaaataaaagGAATCAACTCAAACATTATTTGTTACCTAGGTACAATGAGCAACAGGGTACGTACCAAAGTTCATGAAAGgcaatatgaaaaagaaatttagaGAAAGCCCCACAATAGAGTTCCATGTGTCAGAACTTATGGCCCATACAGGATCTCCCTGTCACAATACGAGGAGTCTTTGAgatttcaaactttaaataatttatacaatattagcaaatagaaaaaaaatatatacaacatAACTATTCAAAATGTTCCAAATTGCCAAAGCAAAGGAAGAAGCAAAGGAGAAAGTTTTGTTGCCAAAGCTATGGAAACAACTTTCTTTACAATCACTTTAAATTATTAGTTGTACGAAATTAAAGAGGTATAAGGGTACTCAAATCAGAGTTATAAAATTATACTGATACTGCTGTGAAAGATGTGATACATAAATCAAAAACACTAATTCCCTTAATCCTAATAAAGGGAGAAAACAAATaacgaaataaaaaaaatgatggaaGCCGAAACTCAGGTATGATTCTCTCCCTGATACAAACAAAAACTCCCTACACTGCTGAGTTTGTTTCAACTTGTGTTCCTCCATTTCCTATTTTATAGCATCGCTTACATAGTTCTAGTAGCCTggttacagaaaaaaaaaaatataagacttGAGGGTCATGTACCTTAAAGCATTCATTCAAGATAGCACACCCAACAAGCACTAAAGATAACAATAATACGCGGCACCACAGAAGGAGCAAATGTTTTGCAGTACCGGCTCCCTTTAGAGTAATCCCTTTTACTTTAACAGTTTCTTATTATTATCTTATATCTAGAAACAaacttaaaaagttaatttttcatGCATTCTCACTGTAACAAACTTACCATCCAATGGTCAGTCAATCATAAATCAGTAACAAACAAACATCCATGGGAATCTTTACTACAGTgtaaaaaacaatgtttaaatTCAAATAGCAATACATGGCAGATGTTCTAATATACTAGCTTTGTTcacatttaaaaagaaaatcacactTTTCGATTTAAAAACTATAAGTAAACGTTAAGTACTTTTACCTTTAATGATACTTTTCTTAAAAgatcataattttaataaatatctaacTTTTGGTTTTACCATCATAATATGTAGCAAAAAGGGtattttaagaacaaaattaagAGATTAGCAAAATTTGCTTTCTTTAATCAAAACACAGttaactctttttttcttataaataagaACCGAAACAGAGGTAGTactagaaaattttcaaattatttaatgcCTGTttcaatattcaataatttcatatttgattCCAATTTCATGTTGAAAGTTAAAGTACCAAGTTACTTccaccttttcaattttttgatCCATTTTAGAGCTGAGGATCAATTTGAGTGGTTATCTTAAGACGCACTTGGGAATCAATGAAGACCAAAAtcaatttaagtttataaacaTCCTCCTCATATGgcaaattgaaaatttgaacaAGGTAAAAAGGGTACGTACAGGGGCATAAGGAAGCAGGAAGAGCCATAGAATGTAGACACCTTCTGCAACCCAAAGCGTAATTTGAAGCACTCTTCTGAGATTGTCTTCACCCTCTTCCGAAGAGAGTATAGATTTCCGGCGAGAAGAAAAGCACAATTGCGTTACCGAAACGCCGCGTTTGGCTTTGATAACGACCGGGGAAAAGCAACGGGTGGAATTGTCGGCTTGGTGAAGCGGTCTTCTGTTGGGCAATTTGGGAAGATGGAGTGGAGATTTTCGGGGCAACGGTTTGAGCGAAAGGAATGGGGGCAGGAACGATGGAGACGACGTCGCTGTGATCGTCACCATAGCTTCAGAGGCTTGGGCATTGAGTGGTTCGCTTCACTGTTCACAATTTATAGAGTAGACGCCAACCTGTAAAGATATCAATTTCTATTATCTAAAGTTAAAATAAAGTTAggttaattacattaaataactACGAACAcactacaaattttataaatcaatttttcacATACTCTATCATTATATTTCATCATTCCGTTATTTGTTAATTGTTCCACGGAATATTTTGCATTTTTAATtaggttaattaatttttaaattaataataaatttaaatctttttaattgaatttttattaatattttttgttttattagattttcataaataatatgatgatcaataaaaagaagaattagattaaataaaaattgtaaatacttGATGCTTTTGTTAGGTCGAAAACTATCATTGTTCCATGAGCTTTCaaagttcttttttattttttatttgatagtCTATATTTAATTGTTCAGTTTTTTCATGGTTATCGGTCTATTGAgatacttataaaaaatatcctGATGCTTAAATAAGTATTCAGTTTTACTTATTCTAACAAATGTAGGTGATGAAAAAGTATTAATTACCTTACCTAAATCCTATATTTATAGTATCCTTGATGGACTTTTACCTTTTAGGACGCCTAATCACATCATAACTTGTTTATGAAGGTAATTCCTGGATTATGCTCTTAACCTTGATGTCCCTGGGCTTCTTGACTATAACATTTGGTACCGCCAATAACATCTCTTCAATCAGGTGAACACTTGTCTTCGTGTGCTTACACCGATATATTGAGGGTCAATAATTGAAAGTTCTTTGTTTAAGGTTTGATAGTTCAGTTGTGATCATGCTTGAGGGCTGTAACAAACATTGGTTCTCCAAGCCTGATTATAAGGCATACGTTCGTACAAGGGTTTGCAAAAAAAAGACTACTAGCCCCTTAGGTTCGAGAAGGCCCAACCACCAAGGGGTTCATTCAAAGGGTCATGCACTCAAGTCAACCTTGTTATGTCAAAGTGATGTGAAGCGTCACGACACATCCATTGTTGGATGATGTTTGATCCTACGGTTAGGGTTTGATGATTGTTGACCTGCCTTGACCTTGGTCCCTCTATAAATAATGGTGTGCTcccttgtgtttgctttctttaTTCCTTCTTTAGAgttgtgttctatcatttgaataATAAGGTAATAATGTTAGgatttattatcatttaatcATTTAAGAAGTTTTTAGGAAATGAAGGTTAAGGGTATGTGGATATTGCATTGACTATGTCTGTCTCAAAGTCATGTTCCAATAGGAGAAATACCATATGAAGTGCACCATCAAGTGGTGGAACTAAGGCTTCACTCAATGGTAGGATTGGCAATGAAGACGTCGTACTACAATTGGTCAATATTTTTCTCCACTAAAATCATggaaaatcaatatataatgtAAGAATACACCACAAAAATTTCTAGAATTTTAGAAATAGTATAAGTATCCAAAAAAATGTAAAGTATAGAAAAAttggtgaaaaataaaaataaaatgaaaaacataccttaaactatatattttgaaaattccaaaagaaaaaaacaccTTCAACGATGGACAACGTGTCGTCACCCTGTTTCCAACAACTTTCATTTATGGAGTGTCTCTATTTGAGGTCTATGCCAAAAGTTACGACAATTTGAAGTTTACAAAACTCAAGATTAAACTAAAAGTGCAAAAGCACAATCTTTAGGACACACAACAATGACTAGTGAATGAAAACACCAACCTTAATGAAAAATGTAATCGGGAAGAATGAAAGCTTCAACCCAAACAAGCACCATAATGACAAAATAAAGTGAAATGAGTTGAAAAATTTTCTCCTACGAGTTTAGCATTGTTGTTGCACTTTGGTGGGAAGTTTCGcacaaatataaaagacaaagaTGGGGATACTaactttaaaaggaaaattgacCTTAGACCTACTTACAACATATGTCAATTAGTCATTTAATATTGGCCTTAGGACTAAAAAGCGTGACTAATTGATGTCTGTTACAAGTAAGTTAGATGTCAAtttggataaaatatttataaaaatgttaccatgcattttaatttgaaatttactACTTATGACGTGGATATTGTgatattataaactttttttgcACTAATGATACCTTTGACTtgattttataagttttttcatAAGTCTTTCGTTAAGAACAGTTTAATCTTGACccatttatattaaatgtaataattaacaTGTTTAACGTATTTAGATGATCAGTTGAATATGATAAAAATGATGAACCTATTTCTCCTAAAGACTATCAATTATTCCGTTATACTCGTACAGTacacttttcaaatatttttagcgAGTcattaaaatgaaacaaaaccattttacaaaaattagaaaataaaaaataaaactaaaatcaaaacgACTAagtaccttttatttttttttcaatcccGTGCGAGAGCGGTAATTTTTTCCTCGATTTCCAAAACGACGTCGTAGTTCGTGGACCAGGGCCATTTCAATTCTTCCTTTCGTCTGCACCCCCTTGTTTGCTTTTGGCGGAGAAGGGAAAAGGAAAATCCTGAATTTTCCCGCCAATTTTTCTTCGATCCGAACAATGGCACCGAAATCCGATAGCGCCGAAGGTACCATCTCCGCCGCACACCTTTCATTTCACAGTTCTTACCTCAAATCCTAACATCTCTCACTTTTTCATTTCACAGCTATCGTGTTGAACTTCGTCAACGAGGTAAGCAACAACACCTTTCCTAATCTGGTGCTTCGCAACTCATCTCACGCGATACGCCTTCATTATagcaagaaaaattaaaactaaactaaaatcacctcaTTTGTAATGGTggtttcaattttgatttttacttttttgaaatttgatcAGCAAAACAAGCCGGTGAATACGCAGAACGTGGCGGATGCATTGCAGAAGTTCAACCTGAAGAAAGCGGCGATTCAGAAAGCGTTGGACAACCTCGCTGATGGGGGACGCATTTCGTTCAAGGAGTACGGTAAGCAGAAGATATATCTCGCGCGGCAAGATCAGTTCCAAATTCCCAACAATGAAGAACTTAACCAGATGAAGGAACAGAATGCTGACATGCAAAAACAGCTAGAAGATCAGAAAAAGGTTATCAGTGAGGTTGAAGCAGGTATAGTATATGTACTCTACTATAGTCATGGACCCTATTTGTTAGGAAGCAACATTTTATGTAGTTTGGACATGTTtagataaacttaaaaattagaaaacaaaaaattaagtaaGCACCTTCACAAACTAAATTAGTTTAtctataaacttaaaaaaaaaagcttttttaGGCAACTTAACATGTGAGAGTTTTTGCAAATTAACTTAAACTTACTATTGTTTAAGGTTTATTGAGGAAccgattttatatttttcttcttagttgTAAGTGTTTACCAGAATTTATCTAGACAGGTTCTTAGTGTATTCACTTAGTTAACAGATTGGAAACATTGAAAGACGATCAGATGACTGGTATACTTTAATAAATTGGACTTGAAACATGTATCTGAGATTTGGTTTTGATTGGTGTCGAGTTGCCTGATTTCCATCTAAAGGATTCGATTGGGCGACTGTAACAATTATGTGAATTATTGAGTATACTAAATCTGGGTGATTTGgttttgtcaattaattcacgCAATCATGCAGTTAGTGAAGCGGAGTTGTTAAACGAAGATTAGACAACTCATTTTGTCTTTggtaaattagacttaaaatagAAATTCAATATTGAGTAGTTCTTCTTGAAGTAATTCTAATTCACTGATTGTGTGTATGCGTCAAATTTTTTACTGTGGCAAATTCGGACACAATGTGGATGCCTAGGATGTAATGTTATTATGTAGAATGATAAGGGTTTTGTGTCGTTAAGAAAGCActttcagttttttattttttggctACAAACTTAAATGAAGTAATTACAGAATATTTTTCACATTGATTTCGTTGTGTTTCTTagtttaaattacaaaaataaataaataaagataatttgacattttgtaattatatgtgaaatagaaaataaatagaaaactCTTTTTTTGTGACTAAACAAACAAGTCCTTAGAGTACCGCTGTGGAATGATCTTAATATGACTGCTGCATTGCttaataattatgttatagAAACATTTCATTCTGGATTCTAGTTTTCTTAGATTTGGAACAATTGAGAATTTGAAATTGTGGACATAACTCTTGATCTTGCAATCTATGAATGTAACTTCGTGGTGCAGAAATTAAGTCGTTGCAATCAAATTTGACACTGGAACAGATCTTTGAAAGAGAAGTGAACCTTAGATTGGAGGTAGCTGTTGTGGAcgcttgtgttttttttttaatttcttgaaaGGGAATTGTTGGTGATTGTTCTAGCTGTTTCAACTAagatgttttgaattttatgttcTGTTTCAGGTTCAAGAAATGGAGGAGAAATTGACTAAGTTACGTGGAGGTGTTACTCTGGTGAAGCCAGAGGAGCGCAAGGCAGTTGAGGGTATGTTGTCAGAGATGATAGGTCACTGGAGAAAGCGTAAAAGAATGTTCAAGGATTTATGGGATACCCTTACTGAGAACTCACCTAAGGATCCCAAAGAATTTAAGGTTTCTTTCTTGGCCTGTCACATCCTTAGATCTTATTCGTTATTGTTAATGTTTCTGTCATCATGTTGATACTTGTATGTACTTCGCAGGAGGAGCTTGGAATAGAATATGATGAAGATGTTGGGGTGAGTTTGCAGTCGTATAATGACCTGATTCAAAATGGTAAGAAGCGGCCCAGGGGGCAGTGATGTATTTATTGAAATCAACAAATAAGAAATACAGATTATTTGGTGTTCTGACCACAGTATATATTACTGCAAAATACAGACAGCTTATGCATTGAGTTTTTACAATTCTGATCTAGTTTGGTTTTATTCACTTTACAAGCCTAGCTCATCACTAGAGCATCGTCTCAAtgcaatatattattattactatctcTTTTGGCCCGGCATTGGTCCTCTTTACTTTGACTACTATTCTGGTACTCATGATTCAAGGGCATAAAACATTATCTTTATTGTTGAACTTCATATCTACTGAATAATGAAATTGGCTGGGAAACAAAACTAACTCTAAGCAGAAAGCACTCGTAATCCATTTTTGAGAAGAAACTGCGTGCTCCCTTCTTAAAAATCTTACCCAGGGTTTTCCTGGTATACTCGAGTATGATAGTTATTAGAAAAATCCTACTATCATGAGTTGAACATCCCTTCgataaattttagtattatgTTTCAAATTGTCAATCTGAGCTAGGAAATACCATTAGATGGTTAATAAATGGTTTATTCTAAAGTTAATGACATTCCAGGTTTTTTCTGCAGTCATATTTCTGTGTGATCACATATCAACCTGCTTCCTATGTCCTCCTACTTTTATGTTGTAATTGCAATAAAGAAGAGAGGGAATGCCCAACAGTAATTTTACAtcgaattaattaaattaaaaatttaaacaatgaaaaacatattGACATTCTGATTACAAATccatgaaacaaaatttaaagaacCAATCCATAGCACACTTAGCTAAGCTACCAGAAAAACTTCAACCTGAGGCCCTACATGCAATCATAGACAGTAATTTTGCATTCATCTAGACCTCACTGAAATTGGCCTCTTATGCAAATCCAACTGAGGCACACCCTGCATCTTGGATTCTGACACTGTATTTAATACTAGTTTCCTGGAACCTGAATTGACATCTATACCAGCACCATAACTTGAAGATGCCTTCTTGGAAGATTCATTTTTATTCTGATTGTTATCAGTCTCATCATCACTATCATCAAAAACTACTTCCTCTTCAAAAGGATCACCCTCAATTTCAGCATCCACTGAGTCATTAGCCCCCATCAAAACCTTATCTGTTGAATTTCTACTTATAACGTCTTTTGACCCTTTTAACTCATCTGTATCCTTGTTAAAATCTTCTCCTTGTGTTTCACCGAAGATTTCCTTTCCCATTTGACGTTTCGCATTATCATGTCCATCCTCCACTTTTCTTGTTCGAGGGCCTGGACTATCATAATCATCAGGATCATGTGACTCAGATCGGGAGAGTTCCACTGCTGCTcttgcagcagcagcagcataTGCTGCTGACTCGAATGCTGCCTGTGCTGCATCAGCTACGTCCTTGTACTTTTTTTTGCCCTTAAAGGAATCAGTTAACTCCTCATTTTTTCCTCTACTAGGCAAAATGCTTTcattctcttcctctttctcaGGTCCACGCTGGTTTTCCAATTCTACAGCGGATTGTTCCTGAAATGTTATCACCAGATGCCATAAGTAGCTGTTTTTCAAATGTATATACAACTAGAAACTGTAAATATTGCTGGCTTAGATTTTATACCTCAACTGAAACAGCAGTTACTTCAAGCTGCAGAACAATACCATTCTCAGAAGCAATGTCTTTGAGTACCTTCATTCTGCTTTCCAGGATTGGCATCCTTGTTGACAGCTTTTGTATCATCTATGAAAAACGAGATAAAGAGATTGTAAAATAGTGTCCAgagaaaaactaattaaaatcaGAACATTCTATCTTCTACATAAATCCTGGTTCCTAAGAGGCAAAACAAAATAGCGGGAAGGCAACAGTATCAGACATAAAATAACAAAGATTGCTGATTTTCATGTCATATACATACCTGAGGATGGACGCCACAGTTGTTCCTCAACTCAATAGAACGAGCAGCAAAGTCCTTGCCAAACCGCGAGGTCAAAACGGCACGAATCTCTTGAATCTCCGGAAAATCTCCACACCTTGATGCTGCATAGAGCAACCCCGACGCTGCCTCTTTCAGTTCCTCGGGACATTCCCTACAACAAGAAGACCAAACCCATTATttcaagagaaaattaaaaccaatCCCTTCACCGAACAAATTACCCTTAAACCAACCTTTCTTGTTCAATGAGGTGGACCCTTTCGATCAAGAGGTTGCAGTATCCTTCAATCCTGTCATACACATCCAGCATGTTCTGATCCTTGATCACATGCTCAacctaaaagaaaaacaacccAGTTTTAAGTTAGCTAGATGATATCATATATGTCAGTGGATTGATGTTGTAAACAACTTTACACTGATAATGCAAagagattaaattgaaaaaagttGTCTTTGATAGAGAAGATATATAAGATGTGTAACATCTTACTCTAAGTGAAGCACGTTCAAGGTGACCCAGTTGGAGGAGTTCAAGGACATCAGAACGTGCATGTCTAAGGCGAGCCTGGCGCTGGTTCTTGAGAACAGCGAGACGTGAGATGGCAAGGTTAGCAATAGCCTTGAACTTTGCAGCCTTGAAGGTTCTACCAAGGAGAGCATCTAGCTTCTTACCCATAGATAAGAACAAAACAACACACCCAATTAAGTGTGTTGATGATACCAATGACAGTGTCAACAGCAATGGCAGGTAACAAAGAAGCTTGCTCAAAATGAGAACCTCTCCGTGATGtcaaagaaagagagagagaaatggaGGCTTTATATGGTGATTTTGAGAACAAGTGTGCCAGTTGGCATTTCACTGATATTTTCCTTGCAAAAAGATTTTACTTTTGTTATTAAGAAATGATAGCatacacatttttatatttgtgaAATGATACTATgatatatcttttttatattcgTTTAACACTAGATTACCTATTCATTaatgtttagttttattttttaagatatatataagaaataatatcaatttaaaatatataaataaatataaatcttatttcaTAAGTAGGTTTtgttagattaaatttaaagtttattttttaatatgatacataataaaatagttataaaagtgtaaattttttatttttttaagaaagaaaaaataaaatgtaaaagagAATAATGTCAAATGTAAAATGTTTTTGTGTgtgaaagtattatttttcattagtGGGTGTCGTTGATTGCAATAGTTTTCTTAGAAGAGAAGAGTCTTCAACGCGGTTGGCGTGTCAAGTGTTGCAGGAAGATGGACAGCGGCTTTTCAGTTGCCACCTTCTCAGAAAATATGTGAAGAAATCACAGAAAGGAAGGCCAAAACATAAATCATTGTTTTGGTGAGACTATTTGGTTAGATGCATCAGACGGAAATCCAATAGTCATAATCATTCTTCTTGTCAATTTAcacatttattactttttcttctttatgcatacgttttttttaaaataaaattatgaaaactaataactttttatgttatttatttattgattttattccgTTTATTCTTCTTATTAAAAAAacgtttaattaaatttctcaatttttttaaaatttaaagaatttcaCTGAACGTTTTATGAATAACGGAGagtaaattgattaaaaaatgaCTAATCCAACTTAAAATATAGTCGTGAATGTATGATATTAAGTTTTGTGCGAAACCGCGTAAGttcaatgaatattttttttttgtttataaaattatgctttattttttatatatatttatggaaAAGTTATATGAGTGAGAAAGGTtatgaaaaagttgaaaaggtcgtattatttcattttcatgtttttatgaCAAATTGACCTAAAGTgactttaaaattttttattcgATTTTTGATTAAATTAACACTTTACATTATCAACAAGAAGTTCTTAATTTTCAGCTTAAAAGCATAAATTATATACTTGGTTTTCAAGAGATACTTAAATAGTATACGAccatttgttttaattttaaaaacccTTCATCTAAGTTAAAAATGAGAGGTGTTAAATTTTACTTCTTTGTAGTGTAAATAAATCTTGACGGGTAcccaaaaataagaaaactttaTGGTAATAAGTAATTATGAATGAATCTCTTCATggcattttttcattttctacaGCTTTGAATATGACTAGTAGTAACATATATCTTGAATACTCTCATTAAAGAAATAAACCGAAATCCAAAGTTTTTTAGCATTCGAACATCACAATCATCCATTTTTTTAGCTTCATCTAAAATATCtatcaactttttaaaaatcataaatttaataatagtaGAAATTCAAAACTAATCAACTTATCATACCAATAATCACTAAAGTCATAACAAAGTAGTgtagtgtaacatcccaataaatagtaattaccattaattagaattaattacaattaacagtaaacaGTCTTTACAACTAACAGCgatcaaaagccgaacggctggAATAGTAGCGTTACAATAATCAAGTCCAAAAACAGCGAACGCTAAcaacgaacggtttacaaaataaataaccgaacgtccccAAAGACTAAACCGATAACCCAAAGACTAAAACCTAACGAGCGtactaaggctcggctttaacctccaCTTCAACaaggttggcgtcctccaaattttcttcttccagcatttcttcaagtggcgcctccccatctgctcacatccacaacggatgatcattgcattgacaagacggacgtacataaccaatagacaacacaaggaaattgcaagggtaagcttaggtaatttaattcGTACAACtcacatacaatttaacatCAGAAATTAACACTCAAGACATACATCAATAAATCAGGATAGAATAAATTAACCAACACTCATAACTGACGactgtccagactgtatgaatccatgtaaccgcaggcgttcgtgcactcgggtgatgtagtaactggaaccatccatcagctgccacccgaggttaaccctatcagcctcaaagtactcaatagggctagggcctcctgccattcccacacatgacctactcccctctacatgaggatgagcactcacggaatatcaggatgatcagccatcagcgattttaccatggtcatactatacaACTTATCACATTCAGATCATATaaacgttcctccttggaacgttCGTTAAAAATCCACTTTCAATATTCCTCTTAAAATAACGTTCACACACCTTAACCATTTCtattattcacattttcattctgtgttccactttcataaattaacgaacgttcatcCTTTTCGaaataaggacgaacgttatttcagTACAGAGAAATAATCGTTTCTGAACAACAGAAACGAACCTCAGTCCTCTGACGGACGTTATAAATACATGACTTAATTAAAGGGAATTGACTTTAGAAGTTCggaataatacttagaataatttaagtataaagATTTTAGATTGAATCCAAAGGATAGATACAATACAATTCCTTTAGATAAATAAACCAAGCGTGATTAAATTTCAAGAGGGAataccgccagtcaatgaccgaacgtcaaCTAAtaatttgaacgaacgctatttaaaatcaggacgaacgctatttaagatttggacgaacgctatttaaaatcaaataattattcaatttgtaTGAGCGCTTGATAGaagaccttgcgcgatttagaacTGACGCtcgtataagaccgagcgctatttcggacgaacgcttggtagaaTACCGTGCGCCGTTTAGGACAAACGTTCGacataagaccgaacgctatcaaagacgaacgctcgacagagaGTCGAA harbors:
- the LOC108334576 gene encoding homologous-pairing protein 2 homolog codes for the protein MAPKSDSAEAIVLNFVNEQNKPVNTQNVADALQKFNLKKAAIQKALDNLADGGRISFKEYGKQKIYLARQDQFQIPNNEELNQMKEQNADMQKQLEDQKKVISEVEAEIKSLQSNLTLEQIFEREVNLRLEVQEMEEKLTKLRGGVTLVKPEERKAVEGMLSEMIGHWRKRKRMFKDLWDTLTENSPKDPKEFKEELGIEYDEDVGVSLQSYNDLIQNGKKRPRGQ
- the LOC108334575 gene encoding uncharacterized protein LOC108334575, which encodes MGKKLDALLGRTFKAAKFKAIANLAISRLAVLKNQRQARLRHARSDVLELLQLGHLERASLRVEHVIKDQNMLDVYDRIEGYCNLLIERVHLIEQERECPEELKEAASGLLYAASRCGDFPEIQEIRAVLTSRFGKDFAARSIELRNNCGVHPQMIQKLSTRMPILESRMKVLKDIASENGIVLQLEVTAVSVEEQSAVELENQRGPEKEEENESILPSRGKNEELTDSFKGKKKYKDVADAAQAAFESAAYAAAAARAAVELSRSESHDPDDYDSPGPRTRKVEDGHDNAKRQMGKEIFGETQGEDFNKDTDELKGSKDVISRNSTDKVLMGANDSVDAEIEGDPFEEEVVFDDSDDETDNNQNKNESSKKASSSYGAGIDVNSGSRKLVLNTVSESKMQGVPQLDLHKRPISVRSR